In Juglans microcarpa x Juglans regia isolate MS1-56 chromosome 8D, Jm3101_v1.0, whole genome shotgun sequence, the following are encoded in one genomic region:
- the LOC121242695 gene encoding aldehyde dehydrogenase family 3 member H1 isoform X1, whose translation MAAMEETKFGVDADAASRLVKELRGAFATGKTRNYQWRVSQLKSILKMAEYHEHDVVEALRSDLSKPELESCVYEVAMLKNSCSLAIKKLKHWMVPEKVKTSITTFPSSAEIVPEPLGVVLVISPWNYPFLLSLDPVIGAIAAGNAVVLKPSEVSPATSSLLAKLVGEYMDNSLIRVVEGGVAETTALLEQKWDKICYTGNGKVGRIVMAAAAKHLTPVLLELGGKSPVVVDSSINLQVATRRIIAGKWGCNNGQTCVAPDYVLTTKDFAPKLVDALKHELEHFFGENPLDSKDLSRIVNSNHFARLTKLLDEDRVSGTIVYGGKSEKSTLKISPTILLDAPRDSLIMNEEIFGPLLPILTVEKVEDSFDIINSGTKPLAAYLFTNNKKLKEQFVMTVSAGGVIVNDTVLHLSVDGLPFGGVQESGMGAYHGKFSFDAFSHKKAVLYRSFAGDAPVRYPPYTKGKLRLMKALIGGSILSAIFALFGLSKD comes from the exons ATGGCGGCCATGGAGGAAACCAAGTTTGGGGTCGACGCGGACGCGGCGTCTCGATTGGTGAAGGAGCTTCGGGGCGCCTTTGCTACTGGTAAGACTAGGAACTACCAGTGGAGAGTGTCCCAGTTGAAGAGCATTCTGAAGATGGCTGAGTATCACGAGCACGACGTCGTCGAAGCTCTGCGCTCCGACCTCTCCAAGCCCGAGCTCGAGTCCTGCGTCTACGAG GTTGCTATGTTAAAGAACTCCTGCTCATTGGCAATTAAGAAACTGAAACATTGGATGGTGCCAGAAAAG GTTAAAACTTCAATAACAACTTTTCCTTCATCAGCTGAAATAGTGCCGGAACCTCTGGGTGTTGTTTTGGTCATTTCACCTTGGAATTATCCTTTCT TGTTGTCTCTTGACCCCGTTATTGGAGCTATTGCAGCTGGTAATGCAGTCGTTCTAAAACCATCAGAAGTTTCTCCAGCCACATCATCTTTGCTTGCAAAATTAGTTGGGGAATATATGGACAACTCTTTGATAAGGGTTGTTGAGGGGGGTGTTGCTGAAACAACTGCACTACTGGAGCAAAAGTGGGACAAAATATGTTATACAG GCAATGGAAAAGTTGGACGGATTGTGATGGCAGCCGCTGCAAAGCACCTTACACCGGTTCTTCTGGAACTTGGAGGAAAATCTCCGGTTGTTGTTGATTCGAGCATAAATCTACAG GTTGCAACTAGAAGGATAATTGCGGGTAAGTGGGGGTGTAATAATGGTCAAACTTGCGTTGCTCCAGATTACGTCTTAACAACAAAAGATTTTGCTCCGAAATTG GTGGATGCTCTGAAACATGAACTGGAGCATTTTTTTGGGGAGAATCCATTGGATTCAAAAGACTTGTCGCGCATTGTCAACTCAAACCACTTTGCTCGCTTGACCAAGTTATTGGATGAGGATCGGGTTTCTGGCACAATTGTCTATGGTGGCAAGAGTGAAAAATCGACCTT GAAGATTTCCCCAACCATCTTGCTGGATGCCCCCAGAGACTCTCTGATCATGAACGAGGAGATTTTTGGTCCCTTGCTTCCCATTCTAACG GTTGAGAAAGTGGAAGACAGCTTTGACATTATAAATTCGGGAACAAAACCCCTTGCTGCATATTTGTTTACCAACAACAAGAAGCTCAAGGAGCAATTTGTGATGACTGTCTCTGCTGGGGGTGTGATCGTCAATGACACTGTTCTACAT CTTTCAGTTGACGGTTTACCATTTGGAGGAGTTCAGGAGAGTGGAATGGGTGCTTATCATGGGAAATTCTCTTTTGATGCTTTTAGCCATAAGAAGGCAGTTCTGTATCGAAGTTTTGCTGGCGATGCACCTGTGAGGTACCCACCTTACACAAAAGGGAAGTTGAGATTGATGAAGGCTCTGATAGGTGGTAGTATACTTAGTGCAATCTTTGCTCTGTTTGGATTGTCCAaggattaa
- the LOC121242696 gene encoding dnaJ homolog subfamily B member 13-like, producing MNGAHSFRYDSETMAGDNPTSSRGFFKHRSMDNCFPSIPSPLSRSASRRRTTVSKRGCSFFRSSSRKGTDAAMPSPSSKGSWQSQDSKSSSSASFISKSMSGRSSAPIMFSNSSGMLKPPPVEWKLECTLEELCFGCRRKVKITRDVVTKTGQIILEEELLNIKVKPGWKQGTKITFEGMGNERPGAHPADIIFVIAEKRHPLFRRAGDDLEFAVEIPLVKALTGCKLSIPLLGGENMSLTIEDIIHPGYEKIIAGLGMPRSKEQGNRGNLKITFLVDFPTQLTDEQRSDILSILQDTC from the exons ATGAATGGAGCTCACAGCTTTAGATATGACAGTGAGACTATGGCAGGCGATAATCCAACGAGTTCGAGGGGTTTCTTCAAGCATCGAAGCATGGATAACTGCTTTCCCTCCATACCTTCTCCTCTGTCGAGAAGTGCAAGTCGGAGAAGGACTACAGTAAGCAAAAGAGGATGTTCTTTCTTCAGAAGCAGCAGCAGAAAGGGCACCGATGCTGCAATGCCCTCACCTTCAAGCAAGGGATCATGGCAAAGCCAAGACTCAAAATCCTCTTCTTCGGCTTCCTTCATCTCGAAAAGCATGAGTGGAAGAAGCTCGGCCCCCATCATGTTTTCCAACTCATCTGGGATGTTAAAGCCCCCACCAGTGGAATGGAAGCTTGAGTGCACTCTTGAGGAGCTGTGCTTTGGTTGCAGGAGGAAGGTCAAGATCACAAGAGATGTGGTTACAAAGACCGG GCAAATAATTCTAGAAGAGGAGTTGCTGAATATAAAAGTGAAACCTGGATGGAAACAAGGAACAAAGATCACATTTGAAGGGATGGGAAATGAGAGACCAGGGGCTCATCCCGCCGACATAATCTTTGTGATTGCAGAGAAAAGACACCCCTTGTTCAGGAGAGCAGGCGACGATTTGGAGTTTGCAGTAGAAATCCCTTTAGTAAAGGCACTTACAGGCTGCAAACTCTCAATCCCACTATTGGGAGGGGAGAATATGAGTTTGACAATTGAGGATATCATACACCCTGGCTATGAAAAGATCATTGCTGGCCTGGGCATGCCAAGATCCAAAGAGCAAGGAAACAGAGGGAATTTGAAAATCACATTCCTAGTTGACTTTCCAACACAACTGACAGATGAACAAAGATCAGATATTCTTAGTATTCTACAGGATACTTGCTGA